A genomic segment from Bosea sp. OAE506 encodes:
- a CDS encoding amidase — protein sequence MSTDILTISEAAALIKAGKLSPVELTEMCLSRVKAFEPELHAFVTVTEDRARADARKAEAQIKASGPTSPLHGIPIGLKDIIDTKGILTTCQSAHNIGNVPDKDATCAAALDAAGTVLMGKLTTHEFADGGPSFDLPWPPSRNPWNTQRFTAGSSSGTGAAVAAGLVLGGLGTDTGGSIRGPAALCGIVGLKPTYGLVSRAGVAPAAYSLDHIGPMAWTTEDCALMLQALAGHDPADPASANRPVPDYTAGLGKGAKGLKVGVLSRWHETDRPVAPAVKAGIDAAISTYESLGAEIVEIKLSAMQEYTAAGFFISTVERGAAYERMMLKNPEKFGQRYRDRLVFAALCTGMDYVQALRRRRELIAEMAAAMAGVDVVLTAGNPDEAPPIDQVPRWDNLDKPNFTMAFNLTGMPAICVPSGFGPNGMPVSIQLAARPFGEAVLLQAAHAFEQATPWRHRRPAMLGLAEAA from the coding sequence ATGAGCACGGACATCCTGACCATCAGCGAGGCCGCCGCCCTGATCAAGGCCGGCAAGCTCTCCCCGGTCGAGTTGACCGAGATGTGCCTTTCCCGCGTCAAGGCCTTCGAACCCGAGCTGCATGCCTTCGTCACCGTGACCGAGGATCGCGCCCGGGCCGACGCCAGGAAGGCCGAGGCGCAGATCAAGGCCTCGGGCCCGACATCGCCGCTGCACGGCATCCCGATAGGCCTCAAGGACATCATCGACACCAAGGGCATCCTGACGACCTGCCAGTCCGCCCACAACATCGGCAACGTCCCCGATAAGGACGCGACCTGCGCCGCGGCGCTCGATGCCGCCGGCACCGTGCTGATGGGCAAGCTGACCACGCATGAATTCGCCGATGGCGGCCCGTCCTTCGACTTGCCCTGGCCGCCCTCGCGCAACCCCTGGAACACGCAGCGCTTCACGGCGGGATCCTCCAGCGGCACGGGGGCGGCGGTTGCGGCCGGGCTGGTGCTCGGCGGGCTGGGCACCGATACGGGCGGCTCGATCCGCGGCCCGGCGGCGCTGTGCGGCATCGTCGGCCTGAAGCCGACCTATGGGCTGGTCAGCCGCGCCGGCGTCGCGCCGGCGGCCTATTCGCTCGACCATATCGGCCCGATGGCCTGGACGACGGAGGATTGCGCGCTGATGCTGCAGGCGCTGGCCGGTCACGACCCGGCTGATCCCGCCAGTGCCAACAGACCGGTGCCCGACTACACCGCCGGGCTCGGCAAGGGGGCGAAGGGGCTGAAGGTCGGCGTGCTCAGCCGTTGGCACGAGACCGACCGGCCGGTCGCCCCCGCGGTCAAGGCCGGCATCGACGCCGCGATTTCGACCTATGAGAGCCTCGGCGCGGAGATCGTCGAGATCAAGCTCTCGGCCATGCAGGAGTACACCGCCGCCGGCTTCTTCATCTCGACCGTCGAGCGCGGCGCGGCTTACGAGCGAATGATGCTGAAGAACCCGGAGAAGTTCGGGCAGCGCTATCGCGACCGCCTGGTCTTCGCCGCACTCTGCACCGGCATGGACTATGTCCAGGCGCTGCGGCGCCGGCGCGAACTGATCGCGGAAATGGCGGCGGCGATGGCCGGCGTCGATGTGGTGCTGACCGCCGGCAATCCCGACGAGGCGCCGCCGATCGACCAGGTGCCGCGGTGGGACAATCTCGACAAGCCGAACTTCACCATGGCCTTCAACCTGACCGGGATGCCGGCGATCTGCGTGCCCTCGGGCTTCGGCCCCAATGGCATGCCGGTCTCGATCCAGCTCGCGGCGCGGCCCTTCGGCGAGGCGGTTCTGCTGCAGGCGGCGCATGCCTTCGAGCAGGCCACGCCCTGGCGGCACAGGCGGCCGGCCATGCTCGGCCTGGCCGAAGCCGCCTGA
- a CDS encoding GntR family transcriptional regulator yields MATRGVSVTNKLREAVLGGDYAGGTRLNEVDLADALAVSRTPIRAALSTLAAEGLLEYRPNSGYAVKTFAAKDIEGIYVVRANLEGLCARLVAQQGLSDVHRGLLHKVLAESEELQNVESWTDEVSDLWRDLNDRFHNTLIEASGNSHLAMMLRKSRAIPLLNQLKFRWFDMGTLARAHDDHSQIFAAITGGQVVRAESIAEEHVYRSGQRIIEHWRKMDTRKPAAGTKARAA; encoded by the coding sequence ATGGCGACACGCGGCGTCTCGGTCACCAACAAGCTCAGGGAGGCCGTGCTCGGAGGCGACTATGCCGGAGGCACGCGCCTGAACGAGGTCGATCTCGCCGACGCGCTGGCGGTGTCGCGCACGCCGATCCGGGCTGCCCTCTCGACCCTGGCGGCCGAAGGGCTGCTCGAATATCGCCCCAACAGCGGCTACGCGGTGAAGACCTTCGCCGCCAAGGACATCGAGGGCATCTATGTCGTGCGTGCTAATCTCGAGGGCCTCTGCGCAAGGCTGGTGGCGCAGCAGGGCCTGTCGGATGTCCACCGCGGCCTCCTGCACAAGGTGCTGGCGGAGAGCGAAGAGCTGCAGAATGTCGAGAGCTGGACCGACGAGGTTTCCGATCTCTGGCGCGATCTCAACGACCGCTTCCACAACACGCTGATCGAGGCTTCCGGCAACTCGCATCTCGCGATGATGCTGCGCAAGTCGCGCGCCATTCCGCTGCTCAACCAGCTTAAGTTCCGCTGGTTCGACATGGGCACTTTGGCCCGTGCCCATGACGACCACAGCCAGATCTTCGCCGCCATCACCGGCGGGCAGGTCGTGCGGGCCGAGAGCATCGCCGAGGAGCATGTCTATCGCTCGGGCCAGCGCATCATCGAGCACTGGCGCAAGATGGATACGCGCAAGCCCGCCGCCGGCACGAAGGCCCGCGCCGCCTGA
- a CDS encoding AbrB family transcriptional regulator, which yields MNRLTSPVSAWMRDVRAGFAAMRPSRFPYPRFALALALGVTGGLLFQRLSLPLPWMMGPMVFCTLAALLRVPVAAPPVIRPPMTMVIGVMLGAAFSPDLVARILQWWPATLGLIAFIALCGGSVVWYFRAIGGYDRTTAYFAGMPGGLVEMISLGEERGGDGQVIALVHSVRILLIVMTLPFAIQWLEGVSLNRMAGAVSLFSTPATAELWLLGCGLAGCLLGHRLNLPAKYLLGPMLVSAAVHLAGWSDFKPPFEIVNAAQLILGVVIGCRFAGTAPRTVGRIILLSLGSTAILLFWTGACAALVSWLTGFRAMTLILAYSPGGLAEMSLIALAVHAEVAFVAAHHIIRIFVVMVAAAPVYAVIARLERVRSRTGEARGLPAE from the coding sequence ATGAATCGCCTAACATCCCCCGTCTCAGCCTGGATGCGAGACGTCCGGGCCGGCTTTGCCGCCATGCGGCCCTCCCGCTTCCCCTATCCCCGCTTCGCCCTGGCGCTGGCGCTTGGCGTAACCGGCGGCCTGCTGTTCCAGCGCCTGTCGCTGCCCTTGCCCTGGATGATGGGCCCGATGGTGTTCTGCACGCTGGCGGCGCTGCTGCGCGTGCCTGTCGCCGCGCCGCCGGTGATCCGCCCGCCCATGACGATGGTGATCGGCGTCATGCTCGGCGCGGCCTTCAGCCCCGATCTTGTCGCCCGCATCCTGCAGTGGTGGCCCGCCACGCTTGGGCTCATCGCCTTCATCGCGCTCTGCGGTGGCTCGGTGGTCTGGTATTTCCGCGCCATTGGCGGCTATGACCGCACCACCGCCTATTTCGCCGGCATGCCGGGCGGGCTCGTCGAGATGATCAGCCTCGGCGAGGAACGCGGCGGCGACGGCCAGGTCATCGCTCTCGTTCATTCGGTTCGGATCCTGCTCATCGTCATGACGCTGCCCTTCGCCATCCAGTGGCTCGAGGGCGTCTCGCTGAACCGGATGGCCGGCGCCGTCTCCCTCTTCTCCACGCCCGCGACGGCGGAGCTCTGGCTGCTGGGCTGCGGGCTGGCCGGTTGCCTCCTCGGCCACCGATTGAACCTGCCGGCGAAATATCTGCTCGGACCAATGCTGGTCAGCGCCGCCGTCCATCTCGCGGGCTGGAGCGACTTCAAGCCACCCTTCGAGATCGTCAATGCGGCGCAGCTGATCCTCGGCGTCGTCATCGGCTGCCGCTTCGCCGGCACGGCGCCGCGTACGGTCGGGCGCATCATCCTGCTCTCGTTGGGCTCGACCGCGATCCTGCTGTTCTGGACAGGCGCCTGCGCCGCTCTGGTCTCCTGGCTGACCGGCTTTCGCGCCATGACGCTGATCCTGGCCTACTCACCGGGCGGGCTCGCCGAGATGAGCCTGATCGCGCTCGCGGTCCATGCCGAGGTCGCCTTCGTCGCCGCCCACCACATCATCCGCATCTTCGTGGTGATGGTGGCCGCCGCGCCGGTCTACGCCGTGATCGCCCGCCTGGAGCGGGTCCGATCCCGAACGGGCGAAGCGCGCGGACTGCCGGCCGAATAG
- a CDS encoding DMT family transporter, giving the protein MTVILNAPAGEERDARRGVVMMLVGLALFSILNGVVKALAETFAVNQIVFFRNGFALVTLLLMARGLGGFAALKVHNRRGMALQAVQFTAVLLFIFVAYRHMPLADATAISFLQPVLVLLLSAPLLGEKVTRLGWLALLLGLGGVLLMVKPSGGGSLFGLTMSVIGTVFSALSLIQQRSLSRNETSLSIAFWTLAGSALLVLPSLPFNWVQPTPAQWALLIGNGLASGACQYLTTRALFHAPVATIAPLSYTKMLWALIVGFIWFGDVPTVLVLAGSAIVIAASALVYLAPKPVPAPVRLEEAP; this is encoded by the coding sequence ATGACCGTGATCCTGAACGCGCCGGCGGGGGAGGAGCGCGACGCACGACGCGGCGTCGTGATGATGCTCGTCGGGCTGGCGCTGTTCTCGATCCTGAACGGCGTCGTCAAGGCGCTGGCGGAGACCTTCGCGGTCAACCAGATCGTCTTCTTCCGCAACGGCTTCGCGCTCGTGACCCTGCTGCTGATGGCGCGCGGGCTCGGGGGCTTTGCCGCCCTCAAGGTCCATAACCGACGCGGCATGGCGCTGCAGGCGGTGCAGTTCACGGCCGTGCTGCTCTTCATCTTCGTGGCCTATCGCCACATGCCGCTGGCCGACGCGACCGCGATCTCCTTCCTCCAGCCGGTTCTGGTGCTGCTGCTCTCGGCGCCGCTGCTCGGCGAGAAGGTGACGCGGCTGGGCTGGCTCGCACTGCTGCTCGGGCTCGGGGGCGTCCTGCTGATGGTCAAGCCGAGCGGCGGCGGCAGCCTGTTCGGGCTGACCATGTCGGTCATCGGCACGGTCTTCAGCGCGCTCTCGCTGATCCAGCAGCGCAGCCTCTCGCGCAATGAGACCTCGCTGTCGATCGCGTTCTGGACCCTGGCCGGCTCGGCGCTGCTCGTCCTGCCGAGCCTGCCCTTCAACTGGGTCCAGCCGACACCTGCGCAATGGGCGCTGCTGATCGGCAACGGCCTGGCCTCGGGCGCCTGCCAGTACCTCACCACGCGGGCGCTCTTTCACGCGCCTGTGGCGACGATTGCGCCGCTCTCCTACACCAAGATGCTTTGGGCCTTGATCGTCGGCTTCATCTGGTTCGGCGACGTGCCGACTGTGCTGGTCCTCGCCGGCTCGGCGATCGTCATTGCAGCGAGCGCGCTGGTCTATCTGGCACCCAAGCCGGTGCCCGCCCCGGTTCGGCTCGAAGAAGCGCCATGA
- a CDS encoding asparaginase, with amino-acid sequence MPVLPKVAVIGTGGTICSIGTGPFDILDYGANEKMLHADALVAMFPDVAQLAEIIAVPFKAVPSPNIFFEDWKTLVLTCDRLVAEHPDLAGIVILHGTASLEETAYVLSLTVKVAVPVVVVGSQRPASALSTDAGMNLANAIRTAACPQARGLGVLVLLNDEIHAARDVTKTSTFRLQTFRSPDFGVLGHADGDAVVFYRKPVRKAAPDTEFDIRRLDALPRVDIVLAYTGSDGTAARAFVAAGAKGIISAGFAPGFAGPADFEVLKEAVAAGIVVMQSTRAGSGRTFKGKRLREGGFLIADNLTPQKARLLLALALTISAEPAEIERIFLTY; translated from the coding sequence ATGCCTGTTTTGCCCAAGGTCGCGGTCATTGGGACCGGCGGCACGATCTGTTCCATCGGCACCGGCCCCTTCGACATCCTCGACTACGGCGCCAATGAAAAGATGCTTCATGCCGATGCGCTGGTCGCGATGTTTCCCGACGTCGCCCAGTTGGCCGAGATCATCGCCGTTCCGTTCAAGGCGGTGCCGAGCCCCAACATCTTCTTCGAGGACTGGAAGACGCTCGTCCTGACCTGCGACCGGCTGGTCGCCGAGCATCCCGACCTCGCCGGCATCGTCATCCTGCACGGCACCGCCTCGCTGGAGGAGACGGCCTATGTCCTCAGCCTGACGGTGAAGGTGGCGGTGCCGGTCGTCGTCGTCGGCTCGCAGCGCCCGGCGAGCGCGCTATCGACCGATGCGGGGATGAACCTCGCCAATGCGATCCGCACCGCGGCCTGCCCGCAGGCGCGCGGCCTCGGCGTTCTCGTGCTGCTGAACGACGAGATCCATGCCGCGCGCGACGTGACGAAGACCTCGACCTTCCGGCTGCAGACCTTCCGCTCGCCTGATTTCGGCGTGCTCGGCCATGCCGATGGCGACGCGGTCGTGTTCTACCGTAAGCCGGTGCGGAAGGCGGCGCCCGACACGGAGTTCGACATCCGCAGGCTCGACGCCCTGCCGCGCGTCGACATCGTGCTGGCTTATACCGGCTCGGACGGGACGGCGGCCCGCGCCTTCGTCGCGGCCGGCGCCAAGGGCATCATCTCCGCCGGCTTCGCGCCGGGCTTCGCCGGCCCCGCCGATTTCGAGGTGCTCAAGGAGGCCGTGGCGGCTGGCATCGTCGTGATGCAGTCGACCCGCGCCGGCTCGGGCCGCACCTTCAAGGGCAAACGCCTGCGCGAGGGCGGCTTCCTGATCGCCGACAATCTCACGCCGCAGAAGGCGCGGCTGCTGCTCGCGCTGGCGCTGACGATCAGCGCCGAGCCGGCCGAGATCGAACGCATCTTCCTGACCTATTGA
- a CDS encoding isochorismatase family cysteine hydrolase, whose translation MHKVEIPAYVTQHVVARRGVEHVYADLDPARTALIVVDLQNGFMMPGVAHALCDTAREIVPNVNRIADAVRRTGGKVFWIKNTHDEACLTSWSHFHEDLTRPERRGARVESVSEGKLGHELWADLEVSPEDEIVQKTRFSAFIQGSSDLEARLRAQGYDTLIITGTVTNVCCESTARDAMMLNFRTIMVTDGNAANSDAEHNASLIAFYLTFGDIMDTQMLIGCLETNARFRQAAE comes from the coding sequence ATGCACAAGGTCGAGATTCCCGCCTATGTCACGCAGCATGTCGTTGCCCGCCGCGGCGTCGAGCATGTCTATGCCGATCTCGATCCCGCCCGCACGGCGCTGATCGTCGTCGATCTCCAGAACGGCTTCATGATGCCGGGCGTCGCCCATGCGCTCTGCGACACGGCCCGCGAGATCGTGCCCAACGTCAACCGGATCGCCGACGCCGTGCGCCGGACCGGCGGCAAGGTGTTCTGGATCAAGAACACCCATGACGAGGCCTGTCTGACCTCCTGGTCGCATTTCCACGAGGATCTGACGCGGCCGGAGCGGCGCGGCGCGCGCGTCGAATCCGTGTCGGAAGGCAAGCTCGGCCACGAACTCTGGGCCGATCTCGAGGTCAGCCCGGAGGACGAGATCGTCCAGAAGACGCGCTTCAGCGCCTTCATCCAGGGCTCGTCGGATCTCGAGGCGCGGCTGCGCGCGCAGGGCTACGACACCCTGATCATCACCGGCACCGTCACCAATGTCTGCTGCGAATCCACCGCCCGCGACGCCATGATGCTGAACTTCAGGACGATCATGGTCACCGACGGCAATGCCGCCAATTCCGATGCCGAGCACAACGCCTCGCTGATCGCCTTCTACCTCACCTTCGGCGACATCATGGACACGCAGATGCTGATCGGCTGTCTTGAGACAAACGCCCGCTTCCGCCAGGCGGCCGAATAA
- a CDS encoding ABC transporter ATP-binding protein → MTTATAPSAVPGPVALAAVRPLVEVEDLSVKFVSREATVAAVNGVSFSIQPGEVLCIIGESGSGKSVTMRALMRLLPKGRARIGGKMRVGDHDIMALSDKELTQIRGSTISMIFQEPMTALDPVYTIGHQIAETVVKHEGCSYADGLKRGLELLEFVKVPSPERRLKAYPHELSGGLRQRAMIAMALSCRPQLLLADEPTTALDATVQIQVLVLLRKLQRDMGMSVIFVTHDLGVAAQIADRVAVMYAGRVVESGPVRDVLMNPQHPYTRGMLASSVHGSARGVDIEAIPGSPPDMRRLPPGCAFAPRCKFADEACRAASPPETVPAPDRTVCCFKVGSPALSS, encoded by the coding sequence ATGACGACAGCCACAGCGCCATCCGCCGTCCCCGGTCCCGTCGCCCTCGCCGCGGTCAGACCGCTGGTCGAGGTCGAGGATCTCTCGGTCAAATTCGTCAGCCGCGAAGCGACCGTCGCCGCCGTGAACGGCGTCTCTTTCTCGATCCAGCCCGGCGAGGTGCTCTGCATCATCGGCGAGTCCGGCTCCGGCAAATCCGTGACGATGCGCGCTCTGATGCGGCTGCTGCCCAAGGGTAGGGCCAGGATCGGCGGCAAGATGCGCGTCGGCGATCACGACATCATGGCGCTCAGCGACAAGGAGCTGACGCAGATCCGCGGCTCCACCATCTCGATGATCTTCCAGGAGCCGATGACGGCGCTCGACCCCGTCTACACGATCGGCCACCAGATTGCCGAGACGGTCGTCAAGCACGAAGGCTGCTCCTATGCCGACGGGCTCAAGCGCGGTCTGGAGCTGCTCGAATTCGTCAAGGTGCCCTCGCCGGAGCGGCGCCTGAAGGCCTATCCGCACGAGCTCTCCGGCGGCCTGCGCCAGCGCGCTATGATCGCGATGGCGCTGTCCTGCCGGCCGCAGCTCCTACTGGCCGACGAGCCGACGACGGCGCTCGACGCGACCGTGCAGATCCAGGTGCTCGTGCTGCTGCGCAAGCTCCAGCGCGACATGGGTATGAGCGTGATCTTCGTCACCCATGATCTCGGCGTCGCCGCCCAAATCGCCGACCGTGTCGCGGTGATGTATGCCGGCCGCGTCGTCGAATCCGGGCCGGTTCGCGACGTGCTGATGAACCCGCAGCACCCCTATACCCGCGGAATGCTGGCCTCCTCCGTCCATGGCAGCGCCCGCGGCGTCGACATCGAGGCGATCCCCGGCTCGCCGCCCGACATGCGCCGCCTGCCGCCGGGCTGCGCCTTCGCGCCACGCTGCAAGTTCGCCGACGAGGCCTGCCGCGCGGCGAGCCCGCCGGAAACCGTGCCCGCGCCTGACCGCACCGTCTGCTGCTTCAAGGTCGGCTCGCCCGCCCTGTCCTCCTGA
- a CDS encoding ABC transporter ATP-binding protein, which yields MTTAPTARPPQLSSVPEGDIRDRGGPSQPMLIVSDLKKHFAIKGGMLNRTQGHVRAVDGVSFTVLKGETLGVVGESGCGKSTLARLLMHLIPYDAGEVLFDGESIGGVRGLTMKEFRRAMQMVFQDSYSSLNPRLPVEESIAYGPRVHGIPAAKAKEIARELLTKVGLKPDLFAQRYPHELSGGQKQRVNIARALALEPRLLILDEAVSALDKSVEAQVLNLLRQLKRHFNLTYVFISHDLDVVQYISDRVLVMYLGEIVEIGPVDAIYEHPKHPYTRALLASRLSFDPAERVHEAPLTGDPPNPINPPSGCRFRTRCPMAESVCAETSPRLEGAVAADIHVAACHVQNPGSGHSLAGKAPVLVARPKVGAAPLAATA from the coding sequence ATGACAACCGCGCCGACCGCCCGCCCGCCGCAGCTCTCCTCGGTCCCGGAGGGAGACATCCGCGATCGCGGCGGCCCCTCCCAGCCGATGCTGATCGTCTCCGACCTGAAGAAGCATTTCGCAATCAAGGGAGGGATGCTCAACCGCACGCAGGGGCATGTGCGGGCCGTCGACGGCGTCTCCTTCACCGTGCTCAAGGGCGAAACGCTCGGCGTCGTCGGCGAGTCCGGCTGCGGCAAGTCCACCCTGGCGCGGCTCCTGATGCACCTCATTCCCTATGACGCGGGTGAGGTGCTGTTCGACGGCGAGTCGATCGGCGGCGTCCGCGGCCTGACGATGAAGGAGTTCCGGCGCGCCATGCAGATGGTGTTCCAGGACAGCTACTCCTCGCTCAACCCGCGCCTGCCGGTCGAGGAATCGATCGCCTACGGCCCGCGCGTCCATGGCATTCCCGCTGCCAAGGCCAAGGAGATCGCCCGCGAACTCCTCACCAAGGTCGGCCTCAAGCCCGATCTCTTCGCCCAGCGGTATCCGCACGAACTCTCCGGCGGTCAGAAGCAGCGCGTCAACATCGCCCGGGCGCTCGCGCTCGAACCGCGGCTCCTGATCCTCGACGAGGCGGTCTCGGCGCTCGACAAATCGGTCGAGGCGCAGGTTCTCAACCTGCTGCGCCAGCTCAAGCGCCACTTCAACCTGACCTATGTCTTCATCAGCCACGATCTCGACGTGGTGCAGTACATCTCCGACCGCGTGCTGGTGATGTATCTCGGCGAGATCGTCGAGATCGGGCCGGTGGATGCGATCTACGAGCATCCCAAACACCCCTACACCCGCGCGCTGCTGGCCTCGCGGCTGTCCTTCGATCCCGCCGAGCGCGTCCATGAGGCGCCGCTGACCGGCGATCCGCCCAACCCGATCAACCCGCCGTCGGGCTGCCGCTTCCGCACCCGCTGCCCGATGGCGGAAAGCGTCTGCGCGGAAACCTCGCCCCGGCTCGAGGGCGCCGTCGCGGCCGACATCCATGTCGCCGCCTGCCATGTCCAGAACCCGGGCTCCGGCCACAGCCTCGCCGGCAAGGCGCCGGTGCTGGTCGCCAGGCCGAAGGTCGGCGCCGCCCCGCTGGCCGCCACCGCGTGA
- a CDS encoding ABC transporter permease, which translates to MTDFTTATRLLAAEEEAPATKVRGYWQNVGYRLRYDYVTLAFALIIVLIVAMAVFAPWIAPKDPYKTSMAFRLRPVGFRDFHLGTDELGRDILSRLIHGGRMSLLMGVVPVVFATLIGGFLGVLAGFIGGKLNMAIMRTMDVFYAFPSILLAVAISGAMGGGMANGMVALTLVFIPPLCRIAETATTQVRGLDFVEAARASGGSTRSIIATHILGNVLGPIFIYASGLVSVSILIASGLSFLGLGVEPPHPDWGLMLSTLRQSIYVNPIVCALPGVMIFVTSLAFNMVSDGLRQAMDVRL; encoded by the coding sequence ATGACCGATTTCACCACGGCGACCCGCCTGCTTGCGGCGGAAGAAGAGGCCCCGGCCACCAAGGTCCGCGGTTACTGGCAGAATGTCGGCTACCGGCTGCGCTACGACTACGTCACGCTCGCCTTCGCGCTCATCATCGTCCTGATCGTGGCGATGGCCGTGTTTGCGCCCTGGATCGCGCCGAAGGATCCCTACAAGACCTCGATGGCCTTCCGGCTGCGCCCGGTCGGCTTCCGCGACTTCCATCTCGGCACCGACGAGCTCGGCCGCGACATCCTCTCGCGCCTGATCCATGGCGGGCGCATGTCGCTGCTCATGGGCGTGGTGCCGGTGGTCTTCGCCACCTTGATCGGCGGCTTCCTCGGCGTGCTCGCCGGCTTCATCGGCGGCAAGCTGAACATGGCGATCATGCGGACCATGGACGTCTTCTACGCCTTCCCCTCGATCCTGCTGGCGGTCGCGATCTCCGGCGCCATGGGCGGTGGCATGGCCAACGGCATGGTCGCGCTGACGCTGGTCTTCATCCCGCCACTCTGCCGCATCGCCGAGACGGCGACGACCCAGGTGCGCGGGCTCGATTTTGTCGAGGCGGCCCGGGCCTCGGGCGGCTCGACCCGCTCGATCATCGCCACCCACATCCTCGGCAACGTGCTCGGCCCGATCTTCATCTACGCTTCGGGCCTGGTCTCTGTCTCGATCCTGATCGCGTCGGGCCTGTCCTTCCTTGGCCTCGGCGTCGAGCCGCCGCATCCCGACTGGGGGCTGATGCTCTCGACTTTGCGCCAGTCGATCTACGTCAACCCGATCGTCTGCGCGCTGCCGGGCGTGATGATCTTCGTCACCTCACTCGCCTTCAACATGGTCAGCGACGGGCTGCGCCAGGCGATGGACGTCAGACTGTGA
- a CDS encoding ABC transporter permease, translated as MWHYIARRIVYAIPIAIGVTVFCFALVFLAPGNPVQMLLPADASQEVVDLIMKTYGFDRPLPVQYWTWLTRAVVGDLGVSIQSNRPVIDEVLRALGNTIFLSFGAVALAFSIAFVLGTLAAYYRGSATDRGVTALSIVGVSIPNYWLGIVLVIIFAVELNWLPATGMGPRGSETFNLFEWSHFKHVILPIVTLCMVPVGMITRTTRSAVSEVLGNEFVNTLRAKGLGELAVIRHALKNAMPQILAVMGLQFGYLMGGSILVETIFNWPGTGFLLNKAILTRDIPVLQGTILILALVFVFTNLVVDLFQTAVDPRIKRS; from the coding sequence ATGTGGCACTACATCGCCCGTCGCATCGTCTACGCGATCCCGATCGCCATCGGCGTCACGGTCTTCTGCTTCGCGCTCGTCTTCCTGGCCCCGGGCAACCCCGTCCAGATGCTGCTCCCGGCCGATGCCAGCCAGGAGGTCGTCGACCTCATCATGAAGACCTACGGCTTCGACCGGCCGCTGCCGGTCCAGTACTGGACCTGGCTGACGCGCGCCGTCGTCGGTGATCTCGGGGTCTCGATCCAGTCGAACCGTCCGGTGATCGACGAGGTGCTGCGCGCGCTCGGCAACACCATCTTCCTCTCCTTCGGCGCGGTGGCGCTGGCCTTCAGCATCGCCTTCGTGCTCGGCACGCTGGCCGCCTATTACCGGGGCAGCGCGACCGATCGAGGCGTCACGGCCCTGTCGATCGTCGGCGTCTCGATCCCCAATTACTGGCTCGGCATCGTCCTGGTCATCATTTTCGCGGTCGAGCTGAACTGGCTGCCGGCGACCGGCATGGGCCCGCGCGGCTCGGAGACCTTCAACCTCTTTGAATGGTCCCATTTCAAGCATGTGATCCTGCCGATCGTCACACTGTGCATGGTGCCGGTCGGCATGATCACCCGTACCACCCGCTCCGCCGTCTCGGAGGTGCTGGGCAACGAATTCGTCAACACGCTGCGCGCCAAGGGCCTCGGCGAACTCGCGGTCATCCGGCACGCGCTCAAGAACGCCATGCCCCAGATCCTGGCCGTGATGGGCCTGCAGTTCGGCTACCTGATGGGCGGCTCGATCCTGGTCGAGACGATCTTCAACTGGCCGGGCACGGGCTTCCTCCTCAACAAGGCGATCCTGACGCGCGACATCCCCGTCCTGCAGGGCACGATCCTGATCCTCGCCCTCGTCTTCGTCTTCACCAACCTCGTCGTCGATCTGTTCCAGACCGCGGTCGACCCGCGCATCAAGCGCTCCTGA